CTCGGATTAGACAACGGTGGAAAGACAACACTTCTCAAACAGCTGGCCTCTGAGGATATTAGTCACATCACCCCAACACAGGTAACACACAGAAAGAAGCTACTAGAAATGATCTCTTCTTTTGCAGAAATTACAAATTTCCctgtaaaaaaagtttattatcattgtttttatataGTAATCCCGTAAGTGCGTCTGCATTTATTTTGGTCTTGCTCTTTAGCACAGCGCAGTCTTGCCCAGTTGCTTTTAATTCTTCTGTCCTTGCCAGGGCTTTAATATTAAGAGCGTGCAGTCTCAGGGCTTCAAACTAAATGTCTGGGACATTGGAGGCCAGAGGAAGATAAGGCCGTACTGGAGAAACTACTTTGAAAATACAGACATGCTCGTGAGTGTTTCTTAAGAGATTTGTGTTCATGAGTTGTGTATAGCCAGACCACTGAACAAATTGTCCATTTATAGTTCATTTATTctcatatacactactgttctaaAGTTTGAGGCAGATTTTTAATAAAGATGTCACTCAGGTTGCTATACATCGCTATACATCAAAAATAGAGCTAAAgattatattatgatattattacaattttaaatattttagtattttagtataaatttaaaatgtaatttatcactTGATGGCAAATcttaattttttgcattattcCATTTTgcatatcattctaatatgctgatttgcttctgaagaaacattttttattagcaAATGTTGAAAATGCTGCTTAACTTATTTGGAGAAAACCATAACACATTTCTTTATTGGTTTGAAAACAGTGTGTATATGAAAAGGAACTCTTTtctattataaatgtcttttactgtcacttttgatctttttaatgcaagtataaaattaaaaagtactGCCGCAATGcctttgaacaatagtgtatttatatttttggggtAAGTAATATGTCTTATATtgtcattattttgtttgtttttcagatttaTGTCATAGACAGTGCAGACAGGAAGCGATTTGAGGAAACGGGGCAGGTATATATAGAAAATACgtttattattgctgttattattgtcatgtttatgtgtgtgcatcCAAGGCCTCTGCTGGATATTACTCAGACTATGTGGCTTCACACTTTCTCAGGTTTTGCTAAATTTTTCCAGCTTAGTACAGTTCACTGCAGCAATGATATTTTAAACTGATTTGAAGTGAAACGCTACTAGATGACTCCAATGAAATGTGTTAGCATATACTTGATCTTGATATGCATTTGTTCAAGTAAATGCGTACTAAAAGTATTTGAATGAACTATTTTAAATGGTTCGTGTGATGTGCAGGAGTTGGCCGAGCTGCTGGAAGAGGAGAAACTTAGTGGGGTATCTGTCTTAATCTTTGCAAATAAGCAAGATCTGCTGACTGCTGCTCCGGCCTCTGAGATCGCAGAGGGACTGAATCTGCACACCATTCGGGACCGCATGTGGCAAATTCAGTCCTGCTCTGCACTTACAGGAGAAGGAGTCGAGGTGAGTCATCGGCCTTCTTTTATTTACCCATGCATTTGTTTTGAACCTTCCCATCAGAGATTGGTTTGCACTTAAAATGCTTCCTCCTTTCAGGATGGCATGAACTGGGTCTGCAAGAATGTTACAGcaaagaagaaaaagcagtgagTCTAGTGTATTTTTCTACAGCCATTCAGGGAATGTGAAAAGCAAGCTTTGTGGACTGTGTGGACTCCCTACCAGCTCTTTCAGGTTAAAGGGATATGAGGAGGTTCAGAGagccttttctctttttcttctctgAACCACCTCAGCCACTGCCTCAATTCCTCCGTCATCGGAGGAACTCGCAATCACTTCATAAACACTGTGCAACAGCATGATACTCCGAATGAATTTGATTTATAATGTCCAGTCAACCACTGAAGTGAATATAATAAGtgttttgcattattattgttattattattatttagtctgTTTGATCTTGGAATCTATTTCAATATCTTGTATTtctatgatttattaattttagattgATTTACACTGtgctagatttattttatttttttcttgcatagcCCGTGTTATTTGACTGGCTTGAACCAAAGTGTTATGAAAGCCAAGTTCTTAAATATACACTTTACTGTTGGATGAGAGCTTGTAACATGTTTAGCCAACTTAAGCATCTGGCTGTGGCAGTGGAGAGGTTCTTTGTTTATGAGATCATGAGATTGAGAGCAGTACATTCACATCAAGCCACCTGTAAAAGTCAGAAATCAGAAGACCAGATCAGCAGCACAGATGCTCTTGTCACAAACAGGAAATCAGTAGATGGCATTTATGACCTCTTGATAATTTGGATTTTTCTTTTGTGACAAAATCATAGGAGTAAAACAGGCCATTTTAGGAGGTGTGTCTATTTCCTGCATGTTCTACTCAATAGTTTTTAGGAATGTGGGAGGGTGTTTGCTGGATGTTAGGATGAATTATCTGATGAATAATGACTCCTGCTTTCAGAACATTATTTCAGTTAATCACACTTATACTTCTCGTTGTTATCATTCCATCATTTTTCTCTCTTACAAAACAGTACATTAGAATTTATGagtagaaatatataaaaaaaatgtctacaacatgaaagttaaatatttatcatttgcattgtcttattttcaacactttaattGTGTCcataaatgtttttgtatgtCTGTATGAAGGGGCAAATTTAATGGAGAAAGTCAAATGAATAATTTCAAATCTTAAGCCCAaaacacactgcatgattttagcaATCCTATAAGATCACTGCATGTCACACTGTGCTACATTGATCTAATAAACTTGGATACAACGTGTGTAGACTATACGATGATGGCATCATCTTATGACAACTTCATCAGCATGCCCTAGtggtaaacaaaaaaaagcatgatGAATAACGCTTCATTAACGTGTGTGGCAGAGGCTGTACATTCTCATTCAACAGGGATTTTcccctcaaaaataaataaataaatacatattgtcATTATTACTCAAAACCatagttccaaacccgtaaaaccttagCTACCATGTGTCCTGGTGGTAGTACAGTAACGTTGTGTCTACAGTAACTACTGTCGTGAGTGCTGTTGAAATCTGACACTggataaagtcgttattttagtATTCTTTGCACACAAAGGGTATTCTCGTTGGTTCATAAAATTACAGCTGAaccactgatatcacatggactattttaagaATGTCATTACTACCTTTCTGAGCCTTGAACGAATCTCAATGTAAAGAGACCTGCAATTACCATATGTGAGCAGCATCCACTGTGTGTGATTTAATTTACATATGAAACACTGTCAGCGTCAAATTAAGTCAGCACAATGCAGGATTCAGGAACACATGAAATTTTCCAGTCATTTCATTTCCTGGCTGTAATTTCCGGTTACGGAGACAGGAAGGTGGCTTGCTTAAACTACAACTTAAAACCACAGGAGACGGGGCTAGTTTTCACATGGGAAAGCTTTAATAGTTTTGTGAATTCTGTTCACCAAACTTAGTTgacatctttctgtctgtctgttgtcatTATATATATCTATTGCTACAGTGATCATCTGTGTGGAGGCAGATGTGGGCAGGTGGTATGACCCTGACCTTGTGTTCACAGAGGGTCTCCTCCCCCTCAGGGGGCGGAGCTAATGTCACACCTCCATCAAACCCCTGCGTTGCCATGGCAGCTGCTTCAGCTGCTTTATGGTCATGTCAGAACTGTTAAATGTGTGGAGACCTGCTGTTTCATAAATGTTAAAGGCACTGCCCGCTTTTCTCTGGAATAACTAATAGATATTGATTCCTTATTCTTGGTAACTGAAATGCATAAGCTTACTTGGAAATCCAATGCATGATTGACAGACAAAGCTCTCAGATATGGTGTGGGTTCACAAAAGAACTCATTCCTCAGAGTACACATTCACTCAACTCCTTGCTTGGCCCAGTCTTCAGTCCAAGCACTCAGCAAACACTGCGCTCTTAAAACAAAGAGACACGGGGCTTCAGTGCAGGGGGACTGTCAGCACCTTCCTTCGCAAATCAGTGAGCAACAGACATTGGCTGATTTTTTGGTTTGTCCCCTGAATGACACTGAACTGGAATTCTCTACAGAGGCCACCTGGCCTGAGAAGGACATGGTGATGAGGTGCGTCAGCTGCAGATGAGGCCAACCCACAGACTTCTGATTCCACTTTATAGATTAAAACAATGAACTTAATAGTGAGTTACAAACCTGTTTAAAATTCAGTATTTTGTTATGCTGAAGAAAAGAAGAATCTGTCATCCTTTATACTTTTCTTTATCatgttttaactattttaactTTTACACAATTAATAGCAATATTAAGAGAATTATTTTTGTCGTAACTGTATTGGCACTATCAGATGACAACAACATTTGAACTGAATTAATCTAGACAATGACACTAACTTTGCAATACTGACAAATGTATGTTGTTGAACTGAACTTAATCAACACTGAAGAGAATTGAGCTGAATTATGACCTTATTGCATTCTGAAGTGCTGCTTTACAAAAAAgatatttgtttcataattggTCATAACACTTTAGTACAGGCCTCAACTCCCACCAGCTGCTTAccagcatgcctattattaacatactggCTGTTACTTATAAGGCACATactctgcatgaccatattctacaccCTAACTCCTATCCAGTACCTGAACTAAACAACTACctacttactattaataagcaaattaggagtttaatgAGGCAAAAGTAATTATTAATGGTTTGATAATAGTGAGACTTGGGCCTTAAATTAAAGTGTGACCACTGATCATTTTACATGTACACTGTTATTTATATAGCAGCTTCTTTTAAGAATCTGTGTtgcacaaattatataaaaaaatttttttttcatgaaatctAAACTGACATCTCTTATGGAATATTCCAGTGtttattcttaattattttaatattattaaatatttagtaataatg
The Carassius auratus strain Wakin chromosome 38, ASM336829v1, whole genome shotgun sequence genome window above contains:
- the LOC113057094 gene encoding ADP-ribosylation factor-like protein 3, yielding MFTNKRCSFKMTPTDGDVTELPLVTLFGVWEDSWRKMGLLSILRKLKSAPDQEVRILLLGLDNGGKTTLLKQLASEDISHITPTQGFNIKSVQSQGFKLNVWDIGGQRKIRPYWRNYFENTDMLIYVIDSADRKRFEETGQELAELLEEEKLSGVSVLIFANKQDLLTAAPASEIAEGLNLHTIRDRMWQIQSCSALTGEGVEDGMNWVCKNVTAKKKKQ